The following DNA comes from Fusobacterium russii ATCC 25533.
TAATGGAAAATTAGAATTGATGTTTTTAGAAGATGAGTCTAAAACTAAGGTAATTTCTTTAAGAAAAAGAGTTAAATATAAAGCTATTGCAGAATTTTTAGAAAGAGATGTAAAGACGGAAGAAGTATTGGATAGATTCCAAGAGAAAGAAGCAGCAATAAAGATGACAAGAACGATGAATGACTTTCATCTAGTAAAATTAAATTTTTTAAGCGGAAGATATGTTAAGGGAGCGGCACAGGCATTTAATATAACAGAGGATAATAGAGTAGTAGCCGTTGTTGGTAAAGGACATGGACAAGGACATCCAACTAGATGAATGATAGAGGACTAAAAAGGAAATTATAATGAAAAAATTACTATTTTTAATTCTACTTATACTAAGTTTTCTTGTGGGAATTTTTGCTTTATCTTTTGGTTCGGTATCAGTTCCTTTAAAAGATTTATTAAATTATTCTTCCATGGACGAGTATATGAAAACTATAATTTTTGACTTGAGATTACCAAGAATCTTGGCTGCATTTTTAGTCGGTATGCTTTTATCCTCAAGTGGCAATGTTGTACAGATAATATTTCAAAATCCGCTTGCAGATCCTTATATAATTGGTATTGCTGCAAGTGCTACCTTTGGAGCGGTCATTGCATATCTCTTAAATCTTCCCGATTTTTTCTTTGGGATTTCAGCTTTTATTTGCTGTATGTTAAGTACAATTTTAATTTTTAGAATCTCTAAGAGAGGAAATAAAATAGAGATAAATACCTTATTGATAGTGGGAATAACACTGTCAGCTTTTTTAGCGGGCTTTACTTCTTTTGCTATCTATATGATAGGAGAAGATTCATTTAGAATAACTGTATGGTTAATGGGATATTTAGGGAATGTATCATGGAAGCAAATTTTATTTTTAATTTTTCCTCTGATACTTTCCACTACATATTTCTATATAAAAAGGAATGAATTAGATGTCCTAATGCTCGGTGATGAACAGGCTCATGCTATGGGAATAAATATATCTAAACTAAAATTTAATTTGCTTATTGTTTCTTCTTTTGTGGTTGCTTATTCTGTTGCTTTTACAGGAATGATAGGCTTTGTAGGACTTATAGTTCCCCATATTATGAGGGCTATAATAGGACCTCTAAATTCTAAATTAATTCCTTTTATATTGCTTTTTGGAGGTCTATTTTTATTGATATGTGATACATTTGGAAGAATAATTCTTTCACCTGTTGAATTGCCAATAGGAATAATAACATCCATATTAGGAGCTCCTTTCTTTTTATATCTCGCCTTAAAAAATAGGAGGAAGCAATGAGCATAATAAGTATAAAGGCTTTAAATTTCTCCTATGGGAAGAAAAAAATATTGAAAAATATAGAATTTGATATAGAGAGAAATAAAATAACCGGAATTATCGGTCCTAATGGCTGTGGAAAATCGACCTTAGCAAAGAATATTATAAAATATTTACATGGTGATTATGAAGAATTTAAAATTGATAATAAATCTTTAAGAGATATAAGTTCAAGAGAGCTTTCAAGATTGATATCCTATATTCCTCAAAAGACAAATATAATTCAAAATATTTCAGTATTCGACTTTATATTGTTAGGAAGATTCCCACTGCTTAAAAACTCATGGGACTTTTATAAAAAAGAGGATTTTGAGGCTGTGGAAGAAAATATAAAACTACTAAAAATAGAGGAGCTTAGAGATAGAAATATAGAAAATCTTTCAGGTGGGGAACTTCAGAAAGTATTATTGGCAAAAGCCCTTTCACAGGATGCTAAAATCTTACTTTTGGACGAACCGACATCAGCTTTAGATTTAAATAATGCAGTTGAATTTATGAAAATTTTAAGATATGTTGCAAATCAAAAAAATATAAGTCCTATAATTATAATTCATGATTTAAATTTAGCTTCTTTATTTTGTGATAATTTAATTATGTTAAAAGAAGGAAAATTTATAAATAAGGGCATACCTAAGGAAATAATAACTGAAAAAAATATGAAGGAGATATATGATTTAGATTGCACAATTTTATATAATTCCGATGGGAAGCCCTATGTAGTTCCCAATACATAGAGTTTAAAGGAGAAAAAATGTTTAAGATACGTTATAAGTCACATCATGATGTAGAAGCTGTGATTTCAAATTTAGTAAAGAGTGAAAGAGCGACTAAAGATGATTTTCTACAAAAAATGAATTCTAAAAACAAGACAGGGCAGTTGGGCATATATTTTCATACACCTTACTGTGATAAAATTTGTTCTTTTTGCAATATGAATAGAAAGCAGCTAGATAATGATTTAGAGGAATATACAGAATATCTATGTGCTGAAATAATTAAAAATGGACAATATGAATTTGTTAAGACAAGTGAAGTGGATGTGGTATTTTTTGGTGGAGGAACTCCAACTATTTTCAGGGCTTCTCAACTTGAAAGAATACTCAAAGCTTTAAGAGAAAATTTTGTATTTGCCAAAGAATATGAGATGACTTTTGAAACAACACTTCATAATTTAAGTTTAGACAAGGTTGAAATTCTTAATAAATATGGTGTAAATAGAATAAGTGTAGGCATACAAACTTTTTCAGATAGAGGCAGAAAATATCTGAATAGAACTTATGATAAAAACTATGCTGTAAAGAGATTAAAGGAAATAAAAGAAAAATTTAATGGACTTATTTGCATAGATATTATATATAATTATCCTAATCAGACAGACGAAGAAATTTTAGAGGATATAGAATTACTATCAGAAATCGGGGTTGCCTCAGCAAGTTTTTACTCTCTTATGATTCAGGAAGGCTCAAAGATTTCTGTGGATAAGGAAGATAAAGACGCTTTTATTTATGATATAAAAAGAGATGAGGAAATTCACAATCTATTCTATGAAAAAGCATTGGAAAAGGCTTATAATCTTTTGGAATTTACAAAGATAACTGACGGAAGAGATAAGTATATGTATATAAGAAATAACAATGCCCTTAAAAATTTACTGCCCATAGGTGTAGGTGCTGGTGGCAGAATAGAAAATATAGGCTGTTATAATTTTAATAAGGATATGAGTTTCTATTCAAAATCAACGGATTTACAAATAAGGCTATCAACAATATCAGGTATGATGCAATTTGATAAATTCAGTCTGGAAGAATTTAAAAAATGTTGTACAGAAAAAGCCTATGAAAAAGCACTGGGAATATTTAAAGAATATGAAGAAGAAGGCTATATTGAAATAAAAGATGGCTATGTTATATACTTGAGTAAAGGAATATTTTGGGGAAATAGTATGAGTGCGAAATTAATTGAAGAAATCTTTAGTGAGATGTAAGGAGGAAGCTATGTCAACATTAATAGTGTATTCAACAATAAGTGGAAATACAAAGGCAGTCTGTGAAAGAATATATGGAGTTTTGACAGATGAAAAGGAAATAGTCAATGTAAAGGATATAGGCAAGACTGATTTGAATAAATATGAAAATATAATAGTTGGTTTCTGGTGTGATAAGGGAACTATGGATAAAGACAGCATAGATTTTGTAAAAGCTCTGAAAGATAAAAAACTTTATTTTTTAGGAACTTTAGGTGCAAGACCTGAATCAGATCACTGGAAGGACGTATTTGAAAATGCTAAAAAACTATGTGCTGAAAATAATAATTTTATTGACGGGCTTTTAATTTGGGGAAGAATTTCAAAAGAGATGATGGATAAGATGATGAAGTTTCCTGAAGGTCATCCACATGCACCTACTCCTGAAAGATTAGCTAGATGGAAGGATGCTTCAACTCATCCGGATGAAGATGATTTCAAAAAGGCAGAAGGTTTTTTTGCGAACTTATTAAATAAATAAAAAAATTAAATTAAAAACTAAGGAGAGGCTGTTGCAACTAGCTAATTAAAGTAAAAAATAAGTGAATTACATCTAAATTTTAATTTAAAAATTGAAGGAAATGAGC
Coding sequences within:
- a CDS encoding FecCD family ABC transporter permease, with protein sequence MKKLLFLILLILSFLVGIFALSFGSVSVPLKDLLNYSSMDEYMKTIIFDLRLPRILAAFLVGMLLSSSGNVVQIIFQNPLADPYIIGIAASATFGAVIAYLLNLPDFFFGISAFICCMLSTILIFRISKRGNKIEINTLLIVGITLSAFLAGFTSFAIYMIGEDSFRITVWLMGYLGNVSWKQILFLIFPLILSTTYFYIKRNELDVLMLGDEQAHAMGINISKLKFNLLIVSSFVVAYSVAFTGMIGFVGLIVPHIMRAIIGPLNSKLIPFILLFGGLFLLICDTFGRIILSPVELPIGIITSILGAPFFLYLALKNRRKQ
- a CDS encoding flavodoxin family protein: MSTLIVYSTISGNTKAVCERIYGVLTDEKEIVNVKDIGKTDLNKYENIIVGFWCDKGTMDKDSIDFVKALKDKKLYFLGTLGARPESDHWKDVFENAKKLCAENNNFIDGLLIWGRISKEMMDKMMKFPEGHPHAPTPERLARWKDASTHPDEDDFKKAEGFFANLLNK
- a CDS encoding radical SAM protein, whose translation is MFKIRYKSHHDVEAVISNLVKSERATKDDFLQKMNSKNKTGQLGIYFHTPYCDKICSFCNMNRKQLDNDLEEYTEYLCAEIIKNGQYEFVKTSEVDVVFFGGGTPTIFRASQLERILKALRENFVFAKEYEMTFETTLHNLSLDKVEILNKYGVNRISVGIQTFSDRGRKYLNRTYDKNYAVKRLKEIKEKFNGLICIDIIYNYPNQTDEEILEDIELLSEIGVASASFYSLMIQEGSKISVDKEDKDAFIYDIKRDEEIHNLFYEKALEKAYNLLEFTKITDGRDKYMYIRNNNALKNLLPIGVGAGGRIENIGCYNFNKDMSFYSKSTDLQIRLSTISGMMQFDKFSLEEFKKCCTEKAYEKALGIFKEYEEEGYIEIKDGYVIYLSKGIFWGNSMSAKLIEEIFSEM
- a CDS encoding ABC transporter ATP-binding protein codes for the protein MSIISIKALNFSYGKKKILKNIEFDIERNKITGIIGPNGCGKSTLAKNIIKYLHGDYEEFKIDNKSLRDISSRELSRLISYIPQKTNIIQNISVFDFILLGRFPLLKNSWDFYKKEDFEAVEENIKLLKIEELRDRNIENLSGGELQKVLLAKALSQDAKILLLDEPTSALDLNNAVEFMKILRYVANQKNISPIIIIHDLNLASLFCDNLIMLKEGKFINKGIPKEIITEKNMKEIYDLDCTILYNSDGKPYVVPNT